The Flaviramulus sp. BrNp1-15 genome has a window encoding:
- the rfbB gene encoding dTDP-glucose 4,6-dehydratase produces MSILITGGAGFIGSNYIPYFFKKNNNFNIINLDKLTYAGELSNLDEVKNYTNYKFIKGDICDRNLLEELFKKYKFNAVIHFAAESHVDNSIEKPDEFINTNVFGTFNLIDVAKNHWMNSPHEVKKGCENNRFHHISTDEVYGTLGKTGLFTEKTPYAPNSPYSASKASSDFIVRSYFHTYGMNVVTTNCSNNYGPKQHNEKLIPTIIRKALKGENIPIYGDGQNIRDWLYVLDHCKGIDLVFQKGKAGETYNIGGKNERNNLYIANTICEILDDIKPKNKSYKEQITFIKDRAGHDFRYAIDASKIENELGWKADENFETGIVKTINWYIKKYLR; encoded by the coding sequence ATGTCTATTTTAATAACAGGAGGCGCAGGTTTTATCGGTTCTAATTACATTCCTTATTTTTTTAAAAAAAACAATAATTTTAATATCATAAATTTAGACAAACTCACTTATGCAGGTGAACTTTCTAATTTAGATGAAGTAAAAAACTATACTAATTATAAGTTCATAAAAGGAGATATTTGTGATAGAAATTTGCTTGAGGAACTCTTTAAAAAATATAAATTTAATGCAGTTATTCATTTTGCAGCCGAATCACATGTAGATAATTCTATTGAAAAACCTGATGAGTTTATAAACACCAATGTTTTTGGCACATTTAATTTAATTGATGTTGCAAAAAACCATTGGATGAATAGTCCTCACGAAGTAAAAAAAGGATGTGAGAACAATAGATTTCATCATATTTCTACAGATGAGGTTTATGGTACATTAGGAAAAACAGGTTTGTTTACTGAAAAAACACCATATGCCCCTAATAGTCCTTACAGCGCATCTAAAGCGTCTTCAGATTTTATCGTTAGAAGTTATTTTCATACTTATGGTATGAATGTAGTTACTACAAACTGTTCTAATAATTATGGTCCAAAACAACATAATGAAAAATTAATACCGACAATTATTAGAAAAGCGCTTAAAGGAGAAAATATTCCTATATATGGAGATGGACAAAACATAAGAGACTGGTTATATGTGTTAGACCATTGCAAAGGGATAGACTTGGTTTTTCAAAAAGGAAAAGCAGGAGAAACTTATAATATAGGAGGAAAAAACGAACGCAATAATTTATATATTGCTAATACTATTTGTGAAATTTTAGATGATATTAAGCCTAAAAACAAATCATATAAAGAACAAATAACTTTTATTAAAGACAGAGCGGGTCATGATTTTCGTTATGCAATAGATGCTAGTAAAATAGAAAATGAATTAGGTTGGAAAGCTGATGAGAATTTCGAGACAGGAATAGTGAAAACTATAAATTGGTATATAAAAAAATATTTAAGATAA
- the rfbA gene encoding glucose-1-phosphate thymidylyltransferase RfbA translates to MKGIVLAGGSGTRLHPLTKVVSKQLMPVYDKPMIYYPLTTLMSAGINEILIISTSKDTPKFRELLGDGSDYGCVFKYAVQEYPNGLAEAFIIGEEFIGKDKVALILGDNIFYGSGLEKTLKAINNPEGGVIFAYHVQDPQRYGVVDFDEDNKALSIEEKPLKPKSNFAVPGIYFYDNNVVEIAKNIQPSPRGELEITDVNKMYLNQGNLHVQILDKGTAWLDTGTFNSLMQASQFVQVIEERQGLKIGCIEEIAYKMGYINKAQLNKLAEPLLKSGYGKYLQQLK, encoded by the coding sequence ATGAAAGGGATTGTTCTTGCAGGGGGATCTGGTACCAGATTACATCCGCTTACTAAAGTGGTAAGTAAACAACTAATGCCTGTTTACGATAAGCCAATGATATATTATCCTTTAACCACTTTAATGTCTGCTGGAATAAATGAAATATTAATTATTTCCACCTCAAAAGACACACCAAAGTTTAGAGAGTTATTGGGAGATGGCAGCGATTATGGTTGTGTTTTTAAATACGCTGTTCAAGAATATCCAAATGGCTTAGCAGAAGCTTTTATTATTGGTGAAGAGTTTATAGGTAAGGATAAAGTAGCACTAATTTTAGGGGACAATATATTCTACGGTTCTGGTTTAGAGAAAACTTTAAAAGCAATAAATAATCCTGAAGGAGGGGTTATTTTTGCATATCATGTCCAAGATCCACAACGTTATGGGGTTGTAGATTTTGACGAGGACAATAAAGCCTTATCAATTGAAGAAAAGCCATTAAAACCAAAATCTAATTTTGCGGTTCCAGGAATTTATTTCTACGATAATAATGTTGTAGAAATAGCAAAAAACATACAACCAAGTCCAAGAGGAGAATTGGAAATCACAGATGTTAACAAAATGTATTTAAATCAAGGAAATCTTCATGTTCAGATACTCGATAAAGGAACGGCTTGGTTAGATACCGGAACGTTTAACTCATTAATGCAAGCATCACAATTTGTTCAGGTTATTGAAGAAAGACAAGGTCTTAAAATTGGTTGTATTGAGGAAATAGCATATAAAATGGGTTATATAAACAAAGCTCAATTAAATAAATTAGCAGAACCATTACTTAAAAGTGGTTATGGTAAATATTTACAGCAATTAAAGTAA
- the rfbC gene encoding dTDP-4-dehydrorhamnose 3,5-epimerase, with amino-acid sequence MIVKETFLKGCFVITPKVFADERGYFFESFNKNKFEQLTGTSVNFIQDNQSKSSRGVLRGLHFQKGEFAQAKLVRVIKGKVLDVCVDIRKKSPTYGKHFSIILDGVENKQLFVPRGFAHGFLVLEDNTIFSYKCDNIYNKESEGGIIYNDDSLSIDWGFPKEELILSEKDIKLPKFNKLK; translated from the coding sequence ATGATTGTTAAAGAAACTTTTTTGAAAGGGTGTTTTGTAATAACACCAAAGGTATTTGCTGATGAAAGAGGTTATTTTTTCGAATCCTTTAATAAGAATAAATTTGAACAATTAACAGGAACTTCAGTTAACTTTATTCAAGACAACCAATCGAAATCTTCGAGAGGTGTTTTACGTGGTCTTCATTTTCAAAAGGGAGAATTTGCGCAAGCTAAACTGGTAAGGGTTATTAAAGGAAAAGTTTTAGATGTGTGTGTAGATATCAGAAAAAAATCTCCTACTTACGGGAAGCATTTTTCAATTATTTTAGATGGCGTTGAAAACAAACAGTTATTTGTTCCAAGAGGGTTTGCCCATGGTTTCTTAGTTTTAGAAGACAACACCATTTTTAGTTATAAATGTGACAATATATATAATAAAGAATCAGAAGGAGGAATTATCTACAATGATGATTCTTTGAGTATTGATTGGGGTTTTCCAAAAGAAGAATTAATTCTTTCAGAAAAAGATATAAAACTACCAAAATTTAATAAACTAAAGTGA
- the rfbD gene encoding dTDP-4-dehydrorhamnose reductase, translated as MSIKVLVTGSRGQLGKTIEELYLKNKLGLDFTFVTKTELDITNHKSVKSFFSQKKFDYCINCAAYTNVEQAEKTPEIAFKINAEGVKYLAESCKASNVVLIHISTDYVFDGEKQEPYLETDLTNPINKYGESKLLGEEYIKNILKKYFIIRTSWLYSKKHGKNFYKSILKKAKTEKELFVTNEQTGCPTETDSLAKFIIDLIIIDFRNYGVKHFSDGIVMTWYDFAKHILSENNLINKTTLVKANKYVTFASRPKYTVLKTNLNNV; from the coding sequence GTGAGCATTAAAGTTTTAGTAACAGGATCAAGAGGTCAACTAGGAAAAACAATTGAAGAGTTATACTTAAAAAACAAATTAGGGCTAGACTTTACTTTTGTTACAAAAACAGAATTAGATATCACAAATCACAAATCAGTTAAATCCTTTTTTAGTCAAAAAAAGTTTGATTATTGTATAAATTGTGCCGCTTATACGAATGTTGAACAAGCTGAAAAAACACCAGAAATAGCATTTAAAATAAATGCAGAAGGAGTAAAGTATTTAGCAGAATCTTGTAAAGCAAGTAATGTGGTTTTAATACATATTTCAACAGATTATGTGTTTGATGGAGAAAAACAAGAACCTTACTTAGAGACCGACTTAACAAATCCGATAAATAAATACGGAGAATCAAAATTACTAGGAGAAGAGTATATTAAAAATATTCTAAAAAAATATTTTATAATTAGAACATCGTGGCTTTATAGCAAAAAGCATGGAAAAAATTTTTACAAATCGATTCTAAAAAAAGCAAAAACAGAAAAGGAACTTTTTGTGACTAATGAACAAACAGGGTGTCCTACAGAAACAGATAGTTTAGCAAAATTTATTATTGATTTAATTATTATTGATTTTAGAAATTATGGTGTCAAGCATTTTTCAGATGGGATAGTAATGACATGGTATGATTTTGCTAAACATATTTTGTCAGAGAATAATTTAATTAATAAAACAACTCTTGTTAAAGCTAACAAATATGTTACTTTTGCAAGCAGACCAAAATATACAGTTTTAAAAACGAATTTAAATAATGTTTGA